A region of bacterium DNA encodes the following proteins:
- the recA gene encoding recombinase RecA, whose product MAQEISEKQKALELALTQIERHFGRGAIMRLGEEQAKEKVPAIPTGSIALDIALGVGGMPRGRVVEIFGQESSGKTTLSLSIAAQAQRNGGIAAFIDAEHALDPEYAKKIGVDVDNLYISQPDTGEQALEIADTLVRSGAVDIIIVDSVAALVPKAEIEGEMGDQHIGLQARLMSQALRKLTSTISKSKTTAIFINQIREKIGVMFGSPETTPGGRALKFYSSVRLEMRKTQPILKGEEVIGSRAKVKVVKNKVAPPFRTAEFDIMYDRGISYEGSLLEVGAEGKIVQQSGTWFSYGDTKLGQGKDNARKYLEENKQIADEIEKKIKEKFGFLPSGK is encoded by the coding sequence ATGGCACAAGAAATAAGTGAAAAGCAAAAGGCGTTAGAATTAGCCTTAACTCAAATTGAGCGGCACTTTGGTCGCGGGGCAATTATGCGACTGGGAGAAGAACAGGCAAAAGAAAAGGTTCCCGCTATTCCGACGGGTTCAATTGCCCTGGATATTGCCTTAGGTGTAGGTGGTATGCCAAGAGGCAGGGTGGTAGAGATATTCGGACAAGAATCATCAGGTAAGACAACTTTAAGTCTAAGTATTGCCGCCCAGGCTCAAAGAAATGGTGGCATAGCCGCATTTATTGATGCCGAACATGCCCTTGACCCGGAATATGCCAAAAAAATAGGCGTAGATGTAGATAATCTTTATATCTCTCAACCAGATACCGGTGAACAGGCATTAGAAATTGCCGATACTTTAGTCAGGTCTGGTGCGGTAGATATAATCATCGTTGATTCTGTGGCGGCTTTAGTTCCCAAAGCAGAGATAGAAGGTGAAATGGGCGACCAACATATTGGTTTACAGGCAAGACTTATGTCTCAAGCATTAAGAAAGTTGACTTCGACCATCAGTAAATCAAAAACAACCGCTATTTTCATTAATCAAATCCGCGAAAAGATTGGGGTTATGTTTGGCAGTCCTGAAACAACACCAGGTGGTCGGGCATTAAAGTTTTATTCCTCAGTTAGATTGGAAATGCGAAAAACTCAACCAATTCTTAAAGGCGAAGAAGTCATTGGTAGTCGAGCAAAGGTAAAGGTAGTTAAAAATAAGGTTGCACCACCTTTTAGAACGGCTGAATTTGACATTATGTATGACCGCGGAATATCCTATGAAGGAAGTTTATTAGAGGTTGGAGCAGAGGGAAAAATTGTTCAACAAAGCGGCACCTGGTTTTCTTACGGTGATACAAAATTGGGACAGGGCAAAGATAATGCCCGTAAATACTTAGAAGAAAATAAGCAAATCGCAGATGAAATTGAGAAAAAGATTAAGGAAAAGTTTGGATTCTTACCGTCCGGAAAATAA
- a CDS encoding histidine phosphatase family protein: MTKIILVRHGQTLWNKEEIFRGRIDIDLDETGLSQAKFLARALGEFQIKAVYSSPLKRAVNTAIPIAKYRHLEVTIDEHFIDMSYGLWEGKSVEEVKESFPTLYQKWQKDPHLLKIPEGESLDEVRRRVVTRLNQLLNQHQDETIAIVSHRVINKILICALLGLDNAAFWQVKQDTACFSIFDYTDNNFVLTQHNESCHLKPMQGQVQLADF, from the coding sequence ATGACAAAGATTATCTTAGTCCGACATGGACAAACGCTATGGAATAAAGAGGAGATTTTTCGGGGTAGAATTGATATTGACCTTGATGAGACAGGACTATCCCAGGCTAAATTTTTAGCGAGAGCCTTAGGTGAATTCCAAATCAAAGCCGTGTATTCCAGTCCTCTTAAACGGGCAGTTAATACCGCTATTCCTATTGCTAAATATCGTCATCTTGAAGTAACTATTGATGAGCATTTTATTGATATGAGTTATGGGCTTTGGGAAGGAAAATCGGTTGAGGAGGTAAAAGAGTCATTCCCCACTCTCTACCAGAAATGGCAAAAAGACCCACATCTCTTAAAAATTCCTGAAGGTGAGAGTTTAGATGAGGTCAGAAGACGGGTAGTTACTAGATTAAACCAGCTCCTCAATCAACATCAGGACGAAACAATTGCTATCGTTTCACATCGTGTCATTAATAAAATATTAATTTGTGCCTTATTAGGATTAGACAATGCGGCTTTTTGGCAAGTAAAACAGGATACGGCCTGTTTTTCTATCTTTGATTATACAGATAACAATTTTGTTCTGACACAGCATAATGAATCCTGCCATCTTAAGCCTATGCAAGGACAGGTGCAATTGGCTGATTTCTAA